In Macrobrachium nipponense isolate FS-2020 chromosome 25, ASM1510439v2, whole genome shotgun sequence, one genomic interval encodes:
- the LOC135199515 gene encoding ETS homologous factor-like, which translates to MDYYRHEDLNASFSFDEPIFSGENALDHLCQTYLGNMSTLGENYEQPSAHNSGSLDEIETFARTDIVHWTPEDCLDWAGSVCRKRGIDQSTLDLWAFKSYTGSDLLHFTCQDFSNIIGSIYGPLFQQEFAALYNKREQDKMQGAVGGCAPTYGSYEYPTQESGYDSDPFELTSEDIKDLDRYIHHQADDPLAGSLSDLDFQEQFLPLKFEGSQLIPEPVMQCSFGTSHSGQDQVPLKQDETKKKSRGPKNWEFVIGLLSDPRTNPSLIRWEDKTQATFRLVQPTAIAQMWGRRTNKPNLTYDNFARGLRYHYTTGALEAVSEKQLVYKCGPKALKFLIDMKKEVQ; encoded by the exons ATGGACTATTACCGCCACGAAGACCTCAACGCCTCCTTCAGCTTCGACGAGCCGATTTTCAGCGGGGAGAACGCCCTCGATCATCTCTGCCAGACCTATCTGGGCAACATGAGCACTTTGGGCGAGAACTACGAGCAGCCGAGCGCCCACAACAGCGGGTCACTCGACGAGATCGAGACTTTTGCAAGGACAGACATCGTTCACTGGACGCCAGAG GACTGCCTGGACTGGGCCGGAAGTGTCTGCCGGAAGAGGGGCATCGACCAGTCCACACTTGACCTCTGGGCATTCAAGAGTTACACTGGAAGCGACCTCCTTCACTTCACCTGTCAAGATTTCTCAAACATCATTGGGTCTATTTATGGCCCTCTCTTCCAACAGGAATTCGCGGCTCTCTACAATAAGAGAGAACAAG ACAAAATGCAAGGCGCCGTAGGTGGCTGCGCCCCTACGTACGGATCCTACGAGTACCCTACGCAGGAGTCGGGCTACGACAGCGACCCTTTTGAGCTCACCTCCGAGGACATCAAGGATCTGGATCGTTACATCCACCACCAGGCGGACGATCCTCTGGCGGGCAGCCTCTCAGACTTGGACTTCCAGGAACAATTTCTTCCGCTCAAGTTTG AAGGATCTCAGCTGATCCCTGAACCAGTGATGCAGTGTTCTTTCGGGACCTCCCACTCGGGCCAAGATCAAGTCCCACTCAAGCAAGACGAGACCAAAAAGAAAT CTCGTGGTCCCAAGAACTGGGAGTTCGTGATTGGTCTCCTGTCGGACCCAAGGACCAACCCTTCCCTCATAAGATGGGAAGACAAGACCCAAGCCACTTTCCGTCTGGTCCAGCCAACAGCCATCGCCCAAATGTGGGGTCGAAGGACCAACAAGCCCAATTTGACCTACGACAATTTCGCCAGAGGGTTGAG GTACCACTACACCACAGGCGCTCTGGAAGCCGTGTCTGAGAAGCAGCTGGTCTACAAGTGTGGACCGAAAGCCCTGAAGTTCCTCATCGACATGAAAAAGGAAGTTCAGTGA